The Pelecanus crispus isolate bPelCri1 chromosome 7, bPelCri1.pri, whole genome shotgun sequence genome includes a window with the following:
- the CIAO2A gene encoding cytosolic iron-sulfur assembly component 2A isoform X1 — MSLVLGLLSHTLSRVLRYSGLRRGCHAPRSQAMEQDKALEVYDIIRTIRDPEKPNTLEELEVVTESCVEVHEIGEDEYLVIIRFTPTVPHCSLATLIAGNLHI; from the exons ATGTCGCTGGTGTTGGGGCTGCTGTCGCACACGCTGAGCAGGGTGCTGCGGTACTCCGGGCTGCGTAGGGGTTGCCATGCCCCCCGGAGCCAGGCCATGGAGCAGGACAAGGCGCTCGAGGTTTACG ATATAATCCGTACTATCCGGGACCCGGAGAAACCTAATACTTTAGAAGAACTGGAAGTGGTAACGGAAAGCTGTGTTGAAGTGCATGAGATAGGTGAAGATGAGTATCTGGTTATCATCAGGTTTACACCAACAGTACCTCATTGCTCTTTGGCTACTCTCATTG